A region of the Cricetulus griseus strain 17A/GY chromosome 7, alternate assembly CriGri-PICRH-1.0, whole genome shotgun sequence genome:
gcaatttttttttaatttggtagaGATGTTGGCAGCTACTCTATTTACAACTTCATTCCTGCCTGTCATCCAAAAGCTAGGGAGGCTGCCACAGGTAGGAGCCCCTTCCCTTCTGCACCGTGAAGTATTCCATGCATACATCTAGACTTCAAGGATAGAGTTTGTCCCAAAGGATTGTTTACCACTtaggaggggaaagagaatattaccacagggagaggagggggtgGTTACAACAGAACACTTCAGTCAACCTACCCCGTCTGTGGGTATCCAAGGCTCCAATGGCATAGAAAGTGAACAATACTAGAAATAGCTGTTCTGTGCCCAGCCACTGTAGAGATGCTTGGGAACACTGGGGTTGGTCAAAACCAAGGCTCTGGTGGGCTGAGGGAAGTTCAGAGTTCAGTTTGTAGCTGGatgtgatggtgcacgcctttagtcccaacagaGGCAGACTGACCTctaacttcaaggccagcttggtctacaaagtgagttccaggacagctaaggtcacacagagaaaccctgtctccaaaagcaaaattgtttgagacaggctctcatgtataccaggttggccttcaactcactaAAAAGCCAAGGATGACTTTTGAGTCCCCAAGTGCTCTcatcttcccaagtgctaagactacaggtgtgtgccaccacacttggtttatgtggccctgggttcaaacacAGATCTTCGTGCATGTCtatgcaaacactctaccaactgagatataTCCCCAGCCCAGGCTGTAAGTGTTCTGAGAAGCTAAATTAGCTGCCTGCCAACTTTAGAACCCTAAAGCCCGTTTCTGACCTGTGAACCTCAGGTCTCTAATCCCTTCCAAGTTGCAACTTCCTGCTTGCTTTCTGTTCCTTTCAGCCTTGGTGATTTCCACCTGCAAGAGAAAAGCCCTTTCCTATCCCTGCTTCAAGACATTGCAGATTTTTAAGGTCTGAATATTCTCTGCCATGCAACAGTCCCTGTCACTCTGCAGTAAACCTTTTCTATAGCGTCTCCTCTAGGTTCAGTTAATTTGCTTATTTGACAAAGCCAGTGTGAgacttttattcttaaaattggAGGCACATTCTAAAGCTAGTCATTTTGTCAAATGCATGTAGTGACAGCCCCCAAAGGACTCCACACACAAGCCAGGGAACACGAACTGGAAAGGTACCCCTTCTCTAGGGACACCAACTAGAGGCTCTGTAGACTCCAAGCCCAATACCCCAAAGTAATGCTCCAGTGTCCtcgtgtgtgactgtgtgtgtatgcctgtgtctgGGATCCAGGGCaaatgtgaattttctttttatttgggagATTGTTCACAGGAAATAGTCCTCTCCTCTCTTGTCCTTCTATTGATTGTTTACAATATTTGTACATCTATGCAAAATACTTGAATGGGCCATGGTgccttgttttgttattttgtttttgtttttttttctccttgtttgtatttaattaaaacaaattgtCATTAGAAAATGCTCCATGTTTGGAcagttcttttgtgtatgtgtgtgtgctgtttcagTATTCCACTGCTTGGACCACTTCAGACATATGACGTGTACTCTTCAGAAAGAAGTCCCTTAGAAACCATCAGTCTTCCCATGAGGCAATGACCTGAGCAATAGTGAAGCCCCAAGTTTCCCCATGACCAGGAGAGAGGGTTGCTTGCTGTTCCTGTGCAGAAGATGGTCTGGTTTCATTACATCTTGGGTCACCAAAGGCTTTAACAATCTTGAGATTCTAGTACATTCTTCTACACTATTGCCTTTACAAGGCAGCTGAGACGCTCTCTTGCCATCTCTCCTTACTAGGGGGAGTGTTTGAATGAAGCAGGGAGACTTAGTGAGGGTCTCTTGGGCTGCATGGGTAGGCTCAGGAGGGCCAGGTTGTGTTCACTTCAGATTCCCAGGGCTTATGTGAAAACAGCACACACTGCTGGTGCCTCCCACCATCATACAGGAGGAAGGAATACTCACTGAGGGATGAGCCCATGCAAAATACTTTGTACTATTTTCCTTCATGTGGGttactgtggtggtctgaatgaaaatggcccccatagactcagggactggcattattggaggtgtggccttaatggagtaggtatggccttcttggaggaagtgtgtcactgggggcagactttgaggtttcaggcacagtggctcactctctcttcctgctgcctatgggtCCAGATTTATAGCTCTtggctccatctccagcaccatgtctacctgtaagccaccatgcttcccaccctgactggactgagcctctgaactataagccagcccaaTGAAATGGTTtccttataaaagttgccatgatcatggtatttcatcacagcaatagaaactattAGCTAAGGTGTGGTCATCAAAAGCATCCATTCCAACAGCAATCCTTCCCTACTAGAGTGAAGGCAGACATATGAAAGACATGGGAGGGCTTTGTTTGGTATTTCAGAGATCAGGGACTGTCCTCTCAGCATACTAGAGGTACCTAGTGGTGTGAATTTGTTCCTTGTTCAAGGGAGATCAAGACATTCATCAAGTAAACACACTCTGAAGTCTTTATTCTTGACCCCAGAGCCCAGGCTCTCAGAACCCTCAGCTTACTGCCATACCCAAGATCCAATGTGTTGCATTGATTTCAGTTACAGTCAGAAATCCACATTCATTAAAGTCCTGGGGATTGGACATGGAAGGTCCAGGGGCTCAGAGTGTTGATCTGCCCTAAGAGCTTGCCCAAGGCTAGAAAGGGTTTGATGTGGGTGGGTTGCACTTAGAGGATCAGATGTGAACACAGCAAATAGGCAGGGAGATGGACAGGACTCTACCTGCACTGCAGATCACTTTCCCACAGACTGGCTCCTAATTTCACTCTCTTGTGGTTCTTCCTTTCTCAGCTGGAAGAAGCTGGGAAGAAAAGGATCTCAATTCTCTCTTTAGCTGCTGTTGCATGCATGCCTCTGGCCAAATGTGAGGTCATCAAAGATGGCCCCCAGAGCAAGTGGTGGAGGAGGAGTCTATGCTGCTTCCAGTGTTCCTCATACTCTCCTCCGCCTCCTCAAGTCATATTATGGTCAACTTCTTGGTGCAATTGAAATCACATTCTGCTAAATTCCAGAATGACAGCACAATTCTGTTCTCTTCCCCGAGAAGGCTAGGGGTTTGGCCATCAGAGCTGGGCTAGGAGGCATCCcctgctgttgttgaattctaaggTTATAGTGTGCATGTGTCAATGACTGATGCCTTGGGATGGACAGGGTGGTGGTGCTGCTTGGGGCCTGGACAGCAAGATATGACCTCCAGGATGGAGTGCTTGGAGAATGGACTAGTTGAGACTTCCCTGAGACATCAGGTGGCTTTCACAGTAAGAAGTTCAGCTGGGGTCTTGCTTCTATCTCCAGGAAACACCAGGCTACCTGGAACCTAATGTGCACCTTGGGATGGTGAGGAGTCCAGATTGCTCTGCAATCCTCCACAAGCTCCATTTTTGGGCTGAGGGCTGAGAAGTCCAGCTTGACAGGCCAATTGGTGTGAAGGATTTCCTGACGATGAATATCTGAGGGCAGTTCTTGAACTGGGCTACATTCAGCAGGTcaaattctgtcttctcccccaACAACACAGAGTTGgtgctgagggaagcagaaggaagaggctCTGGGGACTTGCTGGCTCCAATAGAAACTAGTGGAGTTAGTCACCAAGGCTGTATCTCTAGGAAGTCCTGCCACCTACCTTACTgggtagggatttttttttcttcttctaggaACAGCAGTGAGGTATAAAtgaatatctcaaaaaaaagataGCCCTTGGCAACAGATGTGCTGAAAGTAACCTGGTAGTTTTGAACTTGAGAGGTCAGGCTGGACATTGGGCACCTCCTCTTACTCATTTATTGCAGGCTTTAAGAATCGATCATAAATACTTTGGGCTTCTGTTGTGGTGATGGTGTGCTGGCAAGTTCTATGTTGTCCACAAGGACATTCTTATCTTCTAGTTTAATGACGGTGGGCTCTGGGGCAGGAGCTGgagttgtgtttttgtgagtgtgtggcAAGCTGATTTGGTTGATGTCCAAATCTTTGAAAGCATGAAGCATGAAAACACCCAAGATGATAGTGACAAAGCCAGACAGGGTGCCCATAATGTCCACAGCAGACATGGTATACCACTCCTTGAAGAGGACAATGGAGGAGACCACTACCACCGTGGTAAAGAAAACATAGTAGATGGGGAAGACCAGGGAGGTGTTAAAAATATCCAGTGCCCTGTTGAGGAAGTTGACCTGAATGATGATGGAAAGTCCCAGGATGAGAGACAGGATGTAGGGCAGGGGGTGGCGAACAACTGGTAAGCCCTGGAAGAAGTTCCTGATGGTGACACCCAGACCCTTGACGGCAGTCACGGAGAAGGATCCAATCACAGAGCAGATGATGATGTAAATGAGAATATTCCTTTGCCCATAACGCGGAGCAACAATGAAGATGAGGATGAGGCAGGATACCACCAGAAGGACCGCAAATACAACGAACCCTTCAGGGAGGAGGGACATAAATCATTCAGTGAAGGACACAGATAGTATCTAGGACCCCAGACTTACCCTCTCACATGTGGGTTCTAGTCTCAGCTTCAGACTTTTTAATAACTCATGCAAGTTATTAAACTCTAAGACCCTAGTTTATTCACTTGTAAAAAAAAAGGATCAAAAGTGGGATTTTTTCCTTGTAGAGCTGTTTAATGAAATAATGCATATTCttacataaaatgttttttttataatAACAATGTGTGCATTTAGAGAAATGCTCCACACACAATGAACAATAAATCATCTATGTTTACATTGATCCAGGAAGCCTGGCTAAAGGGTACTGCCCAACTTCCTTCCTGTTGTTCACCTTTTCCTCAAGGGGGCAGCACAGAGATGGACAGAGCCCAATCTATACACAATTCATGCCGTAGTGTTTTCTGCTAGCCCAGTGCTTGAAGCCCACCTACCTGTGTCTTTCATCTTAGAAGCCATCTCCACAACAGTAGTGACCTTCTCCTCCTTGGGGGCATGTATGACCATCACTGTGCTGCCAGCCACACAGATGATACAGCCCAGCTTCCCCAGAAGATTCAGGCTCTCTCCCAGGCAATAGGAGGAGAAGATGGCGCTATACAGGGACATGGGAGAAAGGGATTGAGTGGAGGTGCCTATTCCAGCCCCCACTAAAGACACATGGGGGCTGAGTAAACACTTATGGGGAACAACAGTCCAAAACTCACCCCTCTCTGTAGAAGCCTTCCTAGATTTCTTTCATCCAACCCCAAACTTTCAGAAGTAGAAATGATTTCTGGGGGTAGGGGGGTTGGAAtgtgtgctggggaagcagaaataCATGTggatctcttttatttttgaaatggaaaCCATCTACAAACCAAACAGTTGCATCCCGGTTGGTTTATCGTTAACTTGACAAAATATAGAGTCATCTGTGAAAGTGATCTCAGCTGAGCaaatgcctccatcaggttgGTCTGTTgacaagcctgtgggacattttcttgactgatgatggATGTGAGTGAGCAtagaccactgtgggtggtaccattcttGGACAGGTCatcctggggtgtataagaaagcaaactgagcaagccaggaggagcaagctccaatgtggcttctgcttcagtttctgcctctaacTTCctggcttgagttcctgtcttggctttccCCTATGATGGACTGCaatttgtaagccaaataaattatttcctccccaagttgcttttggtcatggtgtctcatcacagcaattgaaagCAAACTAAGATAGATTAAAAAGAGCTTTTCAAACTACTCTTGTCTGACTCCCTACCATTTTAATGTCCTGTAGTATTGCTAGGAGATATTTTTCAACTATGGCTTGTATGCATCTGGCATCAGGGAACAAGCCAAATGAGTGCATTGCAGGGTCACACTTATTCACCCCAAATGCATTTTCTGGTACTTTCTAGTCCTTGCCTCATTTCTGTTCCTTGGGTCATAGAGAATGAATCTATTCCTCTTTTAGTCGCATTTGCCAATATAAACCACCACAATGATAATTACGGATACTATGTCTTGGGGCATGTATTTGCTAATAGGTACTGCATCAGAGTTAATTCTGAATTAACTTATACTGCTCTcagtttacaaatgagaaaactgagttCGTAGAAGTTAAAATGATTCAGCAAATCCTTTAACTGGTAAGTGACAAAAGCAGGTTTTGAAAGGGACTTTGATCTTATTACAAAGCTGATGGGTATTACTCTATGCTAAAGAGAGCCTTTATGCTTCTCAGAGTCTTTACTGAACAAGATCCTTCTCGCTCTTAGGTGATATGATTTCTGTTCCCTTATGTTGAGGGAAGAAAAAGGGGGACTGGACAGGCTAGGAATGAACCATGAGCTCACTTGCTTTATGAAGGTGGCATTTGTTCACAAATGTATTGGCTGCCCTGGGACCTAGGTAGCATCCAAAAGtcttggcctgtaggcaagctactgggccattttcttgactgatgatagATGAGGAACAGCTCGGGTCACAGTGAGCAGGGCCATACCTGGACGGGTAGTCCTGGGGCACATGAGAAAGCaaattgagcaagccatgggatgCAAGCCCCATATTATTTTACCTACAGTGGTCTCTTTGAGAGATTACGATGGCATTTATACAGGCAGGGCCAAACAGTGGAGAATGCCTTCTCAGAACATCTCGGGAGTGGGAATTTGTAAATACATAAGATTTGGGAAGCACGTCTACTCAGCAGTAACAGCAGCAAGGCCAGTTGTGCACTGAGTCTGAGGAGTCTACTTGTCTCACAACTGTAAACATTGCAAAACTGTCATCAAGTGGAAAAACAACACAGAAGAGATTATAGGTGCTGGCTGTGGTTGACCAGGATTTATCAGAGCCCCTAATGAGTGCATCCCTCCAATGGGTTAAAGGACCCACACAGAAGTACCTATGTTCATAGCTTGGGAGGAATGGGGGTGATAAGAGGTGCAAATGCTTAGTATCAGTTATACTGTATTGTTGCTTCTGGTTGTTCCAGGATGTTAGGAGTCAAACCCAGGCACACCGGGTGAGTGCTCTGCTCCCAACTACATCACCATCTCTAAGACacctaatttttttaagattttatttatttattatttatacagtcttctgcctgcatgcagatctcattcaaggtggttgtgagccaccatgtggttgctgggaattgaactcagaacatctgaaagaacagtcagtgctcttaaccactgagccatctctccagcccccaagacacCTAATTTTTAAAACCAGTGTTTGCAGAGTCTTTACTGACAGGCATGGCTGTTAattcctgggtcctgggattataCTGCATAGGGTGGATCCTGGTTTGACAACAGGGTCTTCATGCTGACAAATACAAGTAGAAGGAGGGGGTTTGTCTACCACCTAAGGGACAGAAATAGGTCATGAAGTAGAATTGTTGGAAAGTTACCTTGGCCATAGTGCTTAACCTCTCTGGATCTTGGAAACAAATTTAAGAATGAAGTG
Encoded here:
- the Nipal4 gene encoding magnesium transporter NIPA4 isoform X3 translates to MELRVGSTNGSCENGSIVSLYCASQEVLCQIVRGISPEEPNNATLITWQERVRKRYGFYIGVGLAFLSCLLIGSSVILKKKGLIRLVATGATRAVSAGEVANFGAYAFAPATVVTPLGALSVLISAIFSSYCLGESLNLLGKLGCIICVAGSTVMVIHAPKEEKVTTVVEMASKMKDTGFVVFAVLLVVSCLILIFIVAPRYGQRNILIYIIICSVIGSFSVTAVKGLGVTIRNFFQGLPVVRHPLPYILSLILGLSIIIQVNFLNRALDIFNTSLVFPIYYVFFTTVVVVSSIVLFKEWYTMSAVDIMGTLSGFVTIILGVFMLHAFKDLDINQISLPHTHKNTTPAPAPEPTVIKLEDKNVLVDNIELASTPSPQQKPKVFMIDS
- the Nipal4 gene encoding magnesium transporter NIPA4 isoform X2, with the translated sequence MELRVGSTNGSCENGSIVSLYCASQEVLCQIVRGISPEEPNNATLITWQERVRKRYGFYIGVGLAFLSCLLIGSSVILKKKGLIRLVATGATRAVNGGYGYLKDPMWWAGFATMSAGEVANFGAYAFAPATVVTPLGALSVLISAIFSSYCLGESLNLLGKLGCIICVAGSTVMVIHAPKEEKVTTVVEMASKMKDTGFVVFAVLLVVSCLILIFIVAPRYGQRNILIYIIICSVIGSFSVTAVKGLGVTIRNFFQGLPVVRHPLPYILSLILGLSIIIQVNFLNRALDIFNTSLVFPIYYVFFTTVVVVSSIVLFKEWYTMSAVDIMGTLSGFVTIILGVFMLHAFKDLDINQISLPHTHKNTTPAPAPEPTVIKLEDKNVLVDNIELASTPSPQQKPKVFMIDS